Genomic DNA from Betaproteobacteria bacterium:
CCGCGCTGGCGCACGCTTCCGATCGTGCTGCTCACCTCCGGCGGACACAAATACGACAGTGCGCGAGCCCGAGCGGTGGGGTTCGCCGGCTACCTGATCAAGCCCGCCCGTTCGTCGCTGTTGCGCAAGGTGCTCGAGGCTGCGGTCGCCGGCAGGCCGTTCGGTGAGATACTGCTGCGCCAGCGGGTGGAAGCACCCGCGGAGCGCTTCTCGGGGCGGATATTGCTGGTCGAGGACAACGAGGTGAACCGGCGTGTGGCGGTGGCGGTGCTGCGCAAGCTGGGGCTCGAGGTGGATGCGGTGGTGGATGGCGAAGAGGCGATCGAATGCGTGAATGCGATCGAATACGATCTCATCCTCACGGACATGCACATGCCGAGGATGGACGGGCTGGAGGCGGCTCGCGTCATCCGCGCCCGCGAAGCCGGCGGCGCGCGGCGCGTGCCCATCGTCGCAATGACGGCCAACGTCGTGGCCGAGGCGCGCAGCGCGTGCTTCGATGCGGGAATGGACGATTTCCTGCCCAAGCCGTTCCTGCGCGCCCAGCTCGTGAACGCCCTGAGCCGCTGGCTTCCGGTCGCAAGCGGGAAAGAGAGCGAACACGCCGCATTGTCGCTGGCTGCAGCCGTCCCGGTGACTGCAGCCGTCCCGGTGATGCTCCCCGTGCGGCGCGATGCGGGCGAAATGGCCCTCGACCGCGCGCGCCTGGATGCGCTGCGCGATGCGATCGGCGACGACTTCGTCGAGTTGATCACGGTGTTCCTCGAGTCGGCGGCCGAGGTTCTGGAGACTTTGCGCGATGCCTGCCGGCGCGGCGACGGCGACGGTGTGTACCGGCAGGCGCATACCTTGAAGTCGAGCGCGGCGAACGTGGGCGCGACGGCGCTGTCCGCGGTCGCGCGCCATCTCGAATCCGAGGCCAAGGCAGGCAGCTTGTCCGCAGCTGCCGCGGGCATCGACGAGATCGAACGCGAACTGGAGCGCGTGAAGCCGCTGCTGCTGCGGCTCGCCAACCGTGCTCGGGAAGGTGCGTGGGAAGATGCGCATGCCGTCGGTTGACCCCGTGACCGGAGGCGAGCGGGCGGTGCACGCACGCACCGCGCTGGTCGTCGACGACGACCCGAGCGCTCGGTTGCTGCTCGAGTCGCTGCTCGTGCGCTCCGGCTACCAGGTCGCGGTCGACGGCTTGGAGGCGGTCGCTCAATTCGCAGCGCACCGCGCCAGCATCGTCTTCATGGACATGCACATGCCGACGATGGACGGGCTCGAGGCCGCGAAGCGCATCAAGGCGCTCGCGGGATCCGAATTCGTGCCGGTGATCTTCGTCAGCGGCGCGGGCGATACGGCCGACCTGGTGCGCAGCATCGACGCGGGTGGAGACGACTTCCTGGTGAAGCCCGTCGACGAGCGCGCTGCACGCGGACCTCATGGCGACGGACAGCTTCAGCGCCGACATCTATCTCGCCGAGTACTGTCCATCGGGCGATCTCAACGTGCTGCTCGGCGACTTCACCGGCCACGAACTTGCGGCTGCATT
This window encodes:
- a CDS encoding response regulator; this translates as MRMPSVDPVTGGERAVHARTALVVDDDPSARLLLESLLVRSGYQVAVDGLEAVAQFAAHRASIVFMDMHMPTMDGLEAAKRIKALAGSEFVPVIFVSGAGDTADLVRSIDAGGDDFLVKPVDERAARGPHGDGQLQRRHLSRRVLSIGRSQRAARRLHRPRTCGCIGGNAHGGDLPLDDREGLCAPADSAGDESQARGAAPHRQIPRGRLRSGEPLARSHLGRQLRHAGCPRTGRRWHSGALALIEPAVGDSGRARPGRLHAAGRGCAE